One Actinoplanes missouriensis 431 DNA segment encodes these proteins:
- a CDS encoding site-2 protease family protein has translation MTYEPVYTRTPRNAFIPSPVFVGIVAVFAVSGFMTWSRFGNVKIDVFFFVISGWIISLCLHEYAHAVTGYFSGDLSVADRGYLRLNPLKYTHPLLSIVLPVIVVILGGIGLPGGAVWVDHRYIRSRLKDSLISAAGPLTNVVLALIVAVPFLAGMAPELSPTVSGQYNLSSADHLEFWAALALIAFLQVTASVLNFLPVPGLDGGSIISPWFSPAYQRAWNLVAPWGFLLLFLLLWQTQVGDYFYELVNWLAGLINVDPWLYALGFDLMRFWSSS, from the coding sequence GTGACTTACGAACCGGTCTACACCCGGACACCGCGCAACGCGTTCATCCCGAGCCCGGTGTTCGTCGGGATCGTCGCGGTCTTCGCGGTCAGCGGCTTCATGACGTGGAGCCGCTTCGGCAACGTCAAGATCGACGTCTTCTTCTTCGTCATCTCGGGCTGGATCATCTCGCTCTGCCTGCATGAGTACGCGCATGCGGTCACCGGGTACTTCTCCGGCGACCTGAGCGTGGCCGACCGGGGTTACCTGCGGCTCAACCCGTTGAAGTACACGCACCCGCTGCTCTCCATCGTGCTGCCGGTGATCGTGGTGATCCTCGGCGGCATCGGCCTGCCCGGTGGCGCGGTCTGGGTCGATCATCGGTACATCCGCAGCCGGCTCAAGGACTCGCTGATCAGCGCGGCCGGACCACTGACCAACGTGGTCCTCGCGCTGATCGTGGCAGTGCCGTTCCTGGCCGGGATGGCGCCCGAGCTGTCCCCGACGGTCTCCGGGCAGTACAACCTGAGCAGCGCGGACCACCTGGAGTTCTGGGCGGCGCTGGCGCTGATCGCGTTCCTGCAGGTGACCGCGAGCGTGCTGAACTTCCTGCCGGTGCCCGGCCTGGACGGCGGCAGCATCATCTCGCCGTGGTTCAGCCCGGCCTACCAGCGTGCCTGGAACCTCGTCGCGCCCTGGGGCTTCCTCCTGCTGTTCCTGCTGCTGTGGCAGACACAGGTGGGCGACTACTTCTACGAGCTGGTGAACTGGCTGGCCGGGCTGATCAACGTGGATCCGTGGCTCTACGCCCTCGGATTCGACCTGATGCGGTTCTGGAGCAGTAGCTAA
- a CDS encoding aldo/keto reductase family protein — MKHRHLGRSGLLVSEIAYGNWITHGSQVEEEAALACVRAALDEGITTFDTADVYAGTRAEEVLGRALKDERREGLEIFTKVYWRTGPGANDSGLSRKHIMESIDGSLRRLGTEYVDLYQAHRFDHHTPLEETMEAFADVVHRGKAHYIGVSEWTAAEIRAAKPLADELKIRLVSNQPQYSMLWRVIEAEVVPASEELGLGQIVWSPLAQGVLTGKYKAGQQPPAGSRATDEKSGAGFIARWLEDDVLNAVARLQPLAEQAGLTMAQLGVAWVLQNPNVSAAIIGASRPEQVRDNVKASGVELDAGLMKAIDEILDPVVTRDPSLTSSPANRP; from the coding sequence ATGAAGCACCGTCATCTCGGCCGTTCCGGCCTGCTCGTCAGCGAGATCGCCTACGGCAACTGGATCACCCACGGTTCCCAGGTCGAGGAGGAGGCCGCGCTCGCCTGTGTGCGCGCGGCCCTCGACGAGGGCATCACCACGTTCGACACGGCCGACGTCTACGCCGGCACCCGCGCCGAGGAGGTGCTGGGCCGGGCGCTGAAGGACGAGCGCCGGGAAGGCCTGGAGATCTTCACGAAGGTCTACTGGCGGACCGGCCCGGGCGCGAACGACAGCGGACTGTCCCGCAAGCACATCATGGAGTCGATCGACGGGTCCCTGCGCAGGCTCGGCACCGAGTACGTCGACCTCTACCAGGCGCACCGGTTCGACCACCACACGCCGCTGGAGGAGACCATGGAGGCGTTCGCCGACGTGGTGCACCGCGGCAAGGCGCACTACATCGGGGTCTCCGAGTGGACCGCCGCCGAGATCCGGGCCGCGAAGCCGCTCGCCGACGAGCTGAAGATCCGCCTGGTGTCGAACCAGCCGCAGTACTCGATGCTGTGGCGGGTCATCGAGGCCGAGGTGGTGCCGGCGTCGGAGGAGCTCGGCCTCGGTCAGATCGTCTGGTCGCCGCTGGCGCAGGGTGTGCTGACCGGTAAGTACAAGGCGGGTCAGCAGCCGCCGGCCGGGTCGCGGGCCACCGACGAGAAATCCGGCGCCGGGTTCATCGCCCGCTGGCTGGAGGACGACGTGCTGAACGCGGTGGCACGCCTGCAGCCGCTCGCCGAGCAGGCCGGTCTCACCATGGCGCAGCTCGGCGTCGCGTGGGTGCTGCAGAACCCCAACGTCTCCGCGGCGATCATCGGGGCGTCCCGGCCCGAGCAGGTCCGGGACAACGTGAAGGCCTCCGGGGTGGAGCTGGACGCCGGCCTGATGAAGGCGATCGACGAGATCCTGGATCCGGTCGTGACCCGTGACCCGTCGCTGACGTCCAGCCCCGCGAACCGACCTTAG
- a CDS encoding WG repeat-containing protein: MPGAEGESQHVVGGEPITPVSGTVGVEPGPVVGEESTQPIDVRRADLAGPAVAPERDFEHTQVIETRPGGAHAAPYEEAAEAPAAPVEPRPAAHARPEESDRAEEPEPEEPHGLGWLLSMSGLGATTPVPEAEAEPVEAEAEAATEVRPQGWFAPALETTEEVAEEATEEPVAEVVVAEEVAVEEPVAEELAVEDPAAEEPVAEELAVEEPVAEELVVDEPVADELAADEPVADELVLDEPVLEEPVLEEPVYEPEAELTVLHVLTEEPFPHEAAAEPVAEEALVAEELPEIEILPAEEPVTETLLQAEADDDLGYDQPFADFQSFGGQPDTDEPVTEPIEDPATELIVEPATEPIVEPATELIVEPPTALIDEPATELILEPATEPIEEPPTALIVEPKTELIAEPATELITEPVTEPVTAPVTELIEEPATELLATPEIDEPATVVITTSLAGTLPDEETAPLDALIPAPSEDPEPTLNESETDTPEPETPEPDATEPIHPTTGEAEATPTPLPESDQAVGELAPPVPRVRQRRDQRAGAERRRADPEQILASFPWTFDPQTLREQVDEPDRLWDLIDRLTDRLEFAERDNVRAGLLSLRAVVSRVLGELDDALADGREALRHAEASGELRPVSIAQARLAQVLQYRGDFAEADRLYARADSVELPSRVRAEILELAGRSAFEQGRFLEAVNHFEHALDVRQGGDPDLVERIELALDTIAQKTNSSNWGPYPRTRDELLGLPAAPMPLPDDGTGLWGYAAAVEPRYAEVQPFAEGLAWVRRPDAPAWELIDPSGTVVISADEGYLAAGPFAEGLAWVSRQPEGGWFAVNRQGHTVVPGEFEEARPFRRGMALIRQDGVWGGIDRTGRVAVPPRWPAFATSLHVGGAIDGFTGDGLAVVDAGDGFGVLDRTGQLVIEPTWAAVVIHPSAFLVRDAAGQWGALNRAGEPLTEMTHPDRAAAAAAIEDEARPVL, translated from the coding sequence GTGCCGGGGGCTGAGGGCGAGTCGCAGCACGTTGTGGGCGGGGAGCCGATCACGCCGGTCTCCGGGACTGTGGGTGTCGAGCCGGGTCCCGTCGTGGGTGAGGAGAGCACGCAGCCGATCGACGTGCGCCGGGCGGACCTGGCCGGTCCGGCGGTCGCGCCTGAGCGGGACTTCGAGCACACCCAGGTGATCGAGACGCGGCCGGGTGGTGCGCATGCCGCGCCCTACGAGGAGGCTGCCGAAGCGCCTGCCGCACCGGTGGAACCGCGGCCGGCGGCGCACGCCCGGCCCGAGGAATCCGACCGTGCCGAGGAGCCGGAGCCCGAAGAGCCGCACGGTCTCGGCTGGCTGCTGTCGATGAGTGGGCTCGGGGCTACCACGCCCGTGCCCGAAGCAGAAGCCGAGCCGGTGGAGGCCGAGGCGGAGGCGGCTACCGAGGTACGGCCGCAGGGCTGGTTCGCGCCTGCCCTGGAGACCACCGAAGAGGTCGCGGAAGAGGCCACCGAGGAGCCGGTCGCCGAGGTCGTCGTCGCCGAGGAAGTGGCCGTCGAAGAGCCGGTCGCCGAGGAACTGGCCGTCGAAGACCCGGCCGCCGAAGAGCCGGTCGCCGAAGAGCTGGCCGTTGAAGAGCCGGTGGCTGAGGAACTGGTCGTTGACGAACCCGTCGCCGACGAATTGGCCGCCGACGAACCCGTCGCCGACGAACTGGTCCTTGACGAGCCCGTCCTTGAGGAACCGGTCCTTGAGGAACCGGTCTACGAGCCGGAAGCGGAACTGACGGTCCTCCACGTTCTCACCGAGGAGCCATTCCCCCACGAGGCTGCGGCGGAACCGGTTGCTGAAGAGGCGCTCGTCGCTGAGGAACTCCCCGAGATCGAGATCCTTCCGGCCGAAGAACCCGTCACGGAGACGCTGCTCCAGGCGGAGGCCGACGACGATCTGGGCTATGACCAGCCTTTCGCTGACTTCCAGTCGTTCGGCGGGCAGCCCGACACGGACGAGCCGGTCACCGAGCCGATCGAGGACCCCGCCACCGAGCTGATCGTGGAACCGGCCACCGAGCCGATCGTGGAACCGGCCACCGAGCTGATCGTGGAACCGCCCACGGCCCTGATCGACGAACCCGCGACCGAACTCATCCTCGAACCCGCCACTGAGCCGATCGAGGAACCTCCCACGGCGCTGATCGTGGAACCGAAAACAGAACTCATCGCGGAACCGGCCACCGAACTCATCACGGAACCCGTCACGGAACCCGTCACGGCACCCGTCACCGAACTCATCGAGGAACCCGCGACCGAACTCCTCGCCACACCCGAGATCGACGAGCCCGCCACCGTCGTCATCACCACCTCACTGGCCGGGACGCTCCCCGACGAGGAGACCGCCCCCCTCGACGCCCTGATCCCGGCACCGAGCGAGGACCCCGAACCAACCCTCAACGAATCAGAAACGGACACGCCCGAGCCGGAAACCCCCGAGCCCGACGCCACCGAACCGATCCACCCCACGACGGGCGAAGCAGAGGCGACCCCCACCCCGCTGCCCGAGAGCGATCAGGCTGTCGGTGAGCTGGCTCCCCCCGTACCCAGAGTGCGGCAGCGTCGTGACCAACGAGCCGGCGCCGAAAGGCGGCGGGCTGACCCCGAGCAGATTTTGGCGTCCTTCCCGTGGACCTTCGACCCGCAAACGCTGCGTGAGCAGGTCGATGAGCCGGACCGGCTGTGGGATCTGATCGATCGGCTCACCGACCGCCTCGAATTCGCCGAGCGTGACAACGTCCGGGCCGGGCTGCTGAGCCTGCGCGCGGTGGTCTCGCGTGTCCTCGGCGAGCTGGACGACGCACTCGCCGATGGGCGTGAGGCGTTGCGGCACGCTGAGGCCAGCGGGGAGTTGCGACCGGTTTCGATCGCGCAGGCGCGGCTCGCGCAGGTGCTGCAGTACCGGGGTGACTTCGCCGAGGCCGACCGGCTCTACGCGCGGGCGGATTCGGTCGAGCTGCCGTCGCGGGTGCGGGCTGAGATCTTGGAGCTCGCCGGGCGCTCGGCGTTCGAGCAGGGGCGGTTCCTGGAGGCCGTGAACCACTTCGAGCACGCCCTCGACGTGCGGCAGGGCGGTGATCCCGACCTGGTGGAGCGGATCGAGCTGGCCCTCGACACGATCGCCCAGAAGACCAACTCCAGCAACTGGGGTCCCTACCCGCGGACCCGTGACGAGCTGCTCGGCCTCCCCGCGGCGCCGATGCCGCTGCCCGACGACGGCACCGGCCTCTGGGGGTACGCGGCAGCCGTCGAACCGCGCTACGCCGAGGTCCAGCCGTTCGCCGAGGGCCTGGCGTGGGTGCGCCGCCCCGATGCGCCGGCCTGGGAGCTGATCGACCCGTCCGGAACCGTCGTGATCAGCGCGGACGAGGGCTATCTCGCGGCCGGACCGTTCGCCGAGGGCCTCGCCTGGGTGTCCCGGCAGCCGGAGGGCGGCTGGTTCGCGGTGAACCGGCAGGGTCACACCGTGGTGCCCGGCGAGTTCGAGGAGGCCCGGCCGTTCCGGCGCGGGATGGCGCTGATCCGGCAGGACGGCGTCTGGGGCGGGATCGACCGTACCGGCCGGGTCGCGGTGCCGCCGCGCTGGCCGGCGTTCGCGACTTCGCTGCACGTGGGCGGCGCGATCGACGGCTTCACCGGCGACGGGCTCGCGGTGGTCGACGCGGGTGACGGCTTCGGTGTGCTGGACCGGACCGGGCAACTGGTGATCGAGCCCACCTGGGCGGCCGTGGTGATCCACCCGTCGGCGTTCCTGGTGCGCGACGCAGCAGGTCAGTGGGGTGCGCTGAACCGCGCGGGCGAGCCGCTGACCGAGATGACACACCCGGACCGGGCGGCGGCCGCGGCGGCGATCGAGGACGAGGCCCGTCCGGTGCTGTAG
- a CDS encoding ABC transporter permease: MDASVLTISRIGPFRSSATTFGVLVGSGFRRYSTYRQATIAGSFTNIVFGFLRCSVLLALAAGVAGQRPAGYDPEQLATYVWVGQGLLAVIGIWGWTELAERIRSGDIAADLLRPVSPVTSYLAADLGRALHAMLTRFGPPLVAGAIFFPLHLPTRWQTVPLFLLSVILAVVICFGCRYVVNATAYWLQDARGPITLWTLGSGVLGGLYFPLRLLPDWFTITLWLGTPLPSLLQAPLDVIAERDGPALQAGLVVVQAYWAVVVLAVAAFVQRRAERKLVVQGG, translated from the coding sequence ATGGACGCCAGCGTGCTGACGATCTCTCGAATCGGTCCGTTCCGCAGCTCGGCCACTACTTTCGGTGTGCTTGTCGGGTCGGGTTTCCGGAGGTACTCCACCTACCGGCAAGCCACCATAGCCGGATCGTTCACCAACATCGTCTTCGGCTTCCTGCGCTGCTCGGTGCTGCTGGCCCTGGCGGCGGGGGTGGCCGGGCAGCGACCGGCGGGATACGACCCGGAGCAGCTCGCGACCTACGTCTGGGTGGGGCAGGGGTTACTCGCGGTGATCGGCATCTGGGGCTGGACCGAGCTCGCCGAGCGGATCCGCAGCGGCGACATCGCAGCCGACCTGTTACGTCCGGTCTCCCCGGTGACCAGTTATCTCGCCGCTGACCTGGGCCGGGCGCTGCATGCGATGCTCACCCGGTTCGGCCCGCCGCTGGTGGCCGGCGCGATCTTCTTCCCGTTGCATCTGCCGACGCGCTGGCAGACCGTTCCTCTCTTTCTGCTCTCGGTGATCCTGGCAGTGGTGATCTGCTTCGGCTGTCGTTATGTCGTCAATGCGACCGCCTACTGGCTGCAGGACGCCCGGGGCCCGATCACGCTCTGGACGCTCGGCTCCGGTGTGCTGGGCGGGCTCTACTTCCCGTTGCGGCTGCTGCCGGACTGGTTCACCATCACGCTCTGGCTGGGCACGCCGCTGCCGAGCCTGCTGCAGGCGCCGCTCGACGTGATCGCCGAGCGGGACGGCCCCGCGCTGCAGGCCGGGCTGGTGGTGGTTCAGGCGTACTGGGCGGTGGTGGTTCTTGCTGTTGCCGCTTTCGTGCAGCGCCGCGCGGAGCGCAAGCTGGTGGTGCAGGGTGGGTGA
- a CDS encoding ABC transporter permease, whose translation MGDLLAYRALFGAQARSVLMYRTSFLVELLGNMGATVFDVITVVVLFRAAPQVGGFTLAEAVLTVGLSSAGFALADMLVGNVDRLKVYVRAGALDAVLVRPLPALPQLLLMDLPLRKALRVVFGFVVLGGALAINDIDWTPARIALVAVTPLAAAAFFGSIFVISASMAFWWVESGEIGAAFTYGGRDFTSYPITVYGPWFRGLFAYTLGFAFVAYQPALALLGRTDPLGLPAVAGYLSPLVALPAVIIAAGVWRTGIRHYRSTGS comes from the coding sequence GTGGGTGACCTGCTCGCCTACCGTGCCCTGTTCGGCGCGCAGGCCCGCTCGGTGCTCATGTACCGCACGTCGTTCCTGGTCGAGCTGCTCGGCAACATGGGCGCCACGGTCTTCGACGTGATCACGGTGGTGGTGCTGTTCCGGGCGGCGCCGCAGGTGGGCGGTTTCACCCTGGCCGAGGCGGTGCTCACGGTGGGGCTCAGCTCGGCCGGTTTCGCTCTCGCGGACATGCTGGTCGGCAACGTGGACCGGCTCAAGGTCTATGTCCGAGCGGGGGCGCTCGACGCGGTGCTGGTCCGGCCGCTGCCGGCCCTGCCGCAACTGTTGCTGATGGACCTGCCGCTGCGGAAGGCGCTGCGCGTGGTCTTCGGGTTCGTCGTGCTCGGCGGGGCGCTCGCGATCAACGACATCGACTGGACGCCGGCCCGGATCGCGCTCGTCGCCGTGACTCCGCTCGCCGCGGCGGCCTTCTTCGGCTCGATCTTCGTGATCAGCGCGTCGATGGCGTTCTGGTGGGTCGAATCCGGCGAGATAGGGGCCGCTTTCACCTACGGCGGCCGGGATTTCACCTCGTACCCGATCACGGTTTACGGCCCGTGGTTCCGCGGCCTCTTCGCGTACACGCTGGGCTTTGCCTTCGTCGCCTATCAGCCGGCGCTGGCGCTGCTCGGCCGGACCGATCCCCTGGGTCTGCCGGCCGTGGCCGGCTACCTTTCGCCGCTGGTGGCGCTCCCCGCGGTGATCATCGCCGCCGGGGTGTGGCGCACCGGCATCCGCCACTATCGGAGCACCGGCTCATGA
- a CDS encoding ABC transporter ATP-binding protein: MIKMQDLRKDFTVRVKAGRFRRTKRVVPAVDGISLRIDRGEMVGYIGPNGAGKSTTLKMLTGVLMPSSGEVSVCGLAPVPQRTRLALRIGVVFGQRSQLWWDLPLRESFGLLRHIYRVPAEEHAARLRRCRALLDLDEFMDTPVRQLSLGQRMRGELTAALLHGPEVLFLDEPTIGLDVVSKQAVRAFLADLGASGDVTLVLTTHDLADIERLCERLVVIDHGRVVHDGTIEALHARYGSRRSLVADLERPLPLDFELPGAILTTVEAGRHRATFALESASAGAAVAALVSAVGVRDLSLLEPDIEDVVARLYTSTDVP, from the coding sequence ATGATCAAAATGCAGGATCTGAGAAAAGACTTCACGGTACGGGTCAAAGCCGGTCGATTCCGGAGGACGAAACGCGTCGTCCCCGCTGTGGACGGGATCAGTCTCCGGATCGACCGTGGGGAGATGGTCGGCTACATCGGCCCGAACGGCGCCGGGAAATCGACCACGCTCAAGATGCTGACCGGCGTGCTGATGCCGTCCTCGGGGGAGGTGTCGGTCTGCGGGCTGGCGCCGGTGCCGCAGCGCACCCGGCTGGCGCTGCGGATCGGCGTCGTCTTCGGGCAGCGCTCCCAGCTCTGGTGGGACCTGCCGCTGCGCGAGTCGTTCGGGCTGTTGCGGCACATCTACCGGGTGCCCGCCGAGGAGCACGCGGCCCGGTTGCGGCGCTGCCGTGCGCTGCTCGATCTGGACGAGTTCATGGACACCCCGGTACGGCAGTTGTCGCTCGGCCAGCGGATGCGCGGCGAGCTGACGGCGGCCCTGCTGCACGGCCCGGAGGTGCTGTTCCTGGACGAGCCGACGATCGGGCTCGACGTGGTGAGCAAGCAGGCGGTCCGCGCGTTCCTCGCCGACCTGGGCGCGAGCGGGGACGTGACGCTGGTACTCACCACGCACGATCTCGCCGACATCGAGCGGTTGTGCGAGCGGCTCGTGGTGATCGACCACGGGCGGGTGGTGCACGACGGGACGATCGAGGCGCTGCACGCGCGGTACGGGTCCCGCCGCAGTCTCGTGGCTGACCTGGAACGGCCACTGCCCCTCGACTTCGAACTTCCCGGCGCGATCCTGACGACCGTCGAGGCGGGACGGCACCGGGCGACGTTCGCCCTGGAGTCGGCGAGCGCGGGCGCGGCCGTGGCGGCACTGGTGTCGGCCGTCGGCGTTCGTGACCTGTCGCTGCTGGAACCGGACATCGAGGACGTGGTGGCCAGGCTCTACACGTCTACCGATGTTCCATGA
- a CDS encoding helix-turn-helix domain-containing protein, producing MQQSAPPLAVIAAALRRERDRAGISLTELARRAGLAKSTLSQLEAGTGNPSIETLWALGVALGIPFSRLVEPPPSPVRVVRAGEGPRLRSDHADFVATLLATGSPNTRRDIYVMELEPGEPREAEAHIPGSIEHIVVSSGRIRTGPVEEPVEVGPGDYVTFPGDVPHRYEALEPSRAVLIMEHR from the coding sequence ATGCAGCAGTCGGCACCGCCGCTGGCCGTCATCGCGGCCGCCCTGCGCAGGGAACGGGACCGCGCCGGGATCTCCCTGACCGAGCTGGCCCGTCGCGCGGGACTGGCGAAGTCGACGCTCTCCCAGCTGGAGGCGGGCACCGGCAATCCGAGCATCGAGACGCTGTGGGCACTCGGCGTCGCGCTCGGCATCCCGTTCAGCAGGCTGGTCGAGCCGCCGCCATCACCGGTACGGGTGGTGCGGGCCGGCGAGGGTCCACGGCTGCGCTCGGATCACGCCGATTTCGTGGCGACGCTGCTCGCGACCGGGTCACCGAACACCCGGCGGGACATCTACGTGATGGAACTGGAGCCCGGTGAGCCACGGGAGGCCGAGGCGCACATTCCGGGCAGCATCGAGCACATCGTGGTGTCGTCGGGACGGATCCGGACCGGGCCGGTCGAGGAGCCGGTCGAGGTGGGGCCCGGGGACTACGTGACGTTCCCGGGGGACGTCCCGCACCGGTACGAGGCCCTCGAACCCTCCCGAGCAGTGCTGATCATGGAACATCGGTAG
- a CDS encoding AzlC family ABC transporter permease: MSTVKRTLRDVGALGAAMVAVGASFGAIAIAYGLPPWTPIAMSTVVFAGGSQFLAAGLIAAGNPIAAVLAGLLLNARHLPFGLAVASTIGGSWRHRLIGSHIMTDEAVAFALAETDPAQRRRIYWLVGTTLFVTWNIGTVLGVLLGGATGDPDALGLDAAFPAALIALILPSLRDRPTRLVALAGAATAVALTPVLPAGLPVLCALLGLLVLLAPSRFLNPRVAPAEETRC, translated from the coding sequence ATGAGTACGGTGAAACGAACACTGCGGGACGTGGGCGCGCTCGGCGCCGCCATGGTCGCGGTGGGCGCTTCCTTCGGCGCCATCGCGATCGCGTACGGGCTGCCACCGTGGACGCCGATCGCCATGTCCACGGTCGTCTTCGCCGGGGGCTCCCAGTTCCTCGCGGCCGGCCTGATCGCGGCCGGCAACCCGATCGCCGCCGTACTGGCCGGGCTGCTCCTCAACGCCCGGCACCTGCCGTTCGGCCTGGCCGTCGCGAGCACCATCGGCGGCAGCTGGCGCCATCGTCTGATCGGCAGCCACATCATGACCGACGAGGCCGTCGCGTTCGCCCTGGCCGAGACCGACCCGGCCCAGCGGCGCCGGATCTACTGGCTGGTCGGCACGACCCTCTTCGTCACGTGGAACATCGGCACCGTCCTCGGTGTCCTGCTGGGCGGCGCCACCGGAGACCCGGACGCCCTGGGCCTGGACGCCGCGTTCCCCGCCGCGCTGATCGCCTTGATCCTCCCCAGCCTGCGCGACCGTCCGACGCGGCTGGTCGCTCTGGCGGGCGCGGCCACAGCGGTAGCCCTGACCCCGGTGCTGCCGGCCGGCCTCCCCGTCCTGTGCGCCCTGCTGGGTCTGCTGGTCCTGCTGGCCCCGTCCAGGTTCCTGAACCCCCGTGTCGCTCCCGCGGAGGAGACCCGATGCTGA
- a CDS encoding AzlD domain-containing protein, translated as MLIAAILALGMGTYAIRLSGVLLRERLELSDNLQRLLPMAAASLLAALAATAALMAGSEFTGPARPTGVLIGAVLAYRRAPFVAVVLAAATTTALLRLAGVP; from the coding sequence ATGCTGATAGCCGCCATCCTCGCGCTCGGCATGGGCACCTATGCCATCCGCCTGAGCGGAGTGCTCCTCCGTGAACGCCTCGAACTCTCCGACAACCTTCAACGGCTGCTCCCGATGGCTGCCGCGTCACTGCTGGCCGCCCTGGCAGCCACCGCAGCCCTGATGGCAGGAAGCGAGTTCACCGGCCCGGCCCGCCCCACGGGAGTCCTGATAGGCGCCGTGCTGGCGTACCGCCGGGCCCCCTTCGTAGCCGTAGTCCTGGCAGCAGCCACCACAACAGCCCTACTACGCCTAGCCGGCGTCCCCTAG
- a CDS encoding DUF3043 domain-containing protein → MSPLFRRKPEDVAPAQVEEVTTSAESRPKSYTPSKKELGVVTPKRTATGRRVQDKAPENRKEAYKQLRERQRAERAEANEGMRNGDERYLLARDRGPERSLVRDIVDSRHTVGSWFIAGAVVVLIGSSVPNRTVQNISTLIWALLALAVLVDSILIARKIKRMVRERFPDSSQRMGSLYLYGIMRGLTFRRMRIPKAKVSFGAKI, encoded by the coding sequence GTGTCCCCGCTGTTTCGCCGCAAGCCAGAAGACGTCGCCCCCGCTCAGGTGGAAGAGGTGACGACCTCCGCCGAGTCCCGGCCCAAGAGCTACACACCCAGCAAGAAAGAGCTGGGCGTGGTCACGCCGAAGCGGACGGCCACCGGCCGCCGGGTGCAGGACAAGGCGCCGGAGAACCGCAAAGAGGCCTACAAGCAGCTGCGCGAGCGGCAGCGAGCCGAGCGCGCCGAGGCGAACGAGGGCATGCGCAACGGGGACGAGCGTTACCTGCTCGCCCGCGACCGGGGTCCGGAGCGGTCGCTGGTCCGTGACATCGTCGACTCCCGGCACACCGTGGGCTCGTGGTTCATCGCCGGGGCTGTGGTGGTCCTGATCGGCTCCTCGGTGCCGAACCGCACCGTGCAGAACATCAGCACGCTGATCTGGGCGCTGCTGGCGCTGGCCGTGCTGGTGGACAGCATTCTGATCGCTCGCAAGATCAAGAGGATGGTGCGGGAGCGGTTCCCGGACAGTTCGCAGCGGATGGGGTCCCTTTATCTGTACGGGATCATGCGCGGGCTGACGTTCCGCCGGATGCGCATCCCCAAGGCCAAGGTCTCGTTCGGCGCCAAGATCTGA